Below is a genomic region from Spirosoma radiotolerans.
ATATGGCTCGTGTTAAGCGGCTGGGTATTCCGGATGCCGTTATTGAGCATGGTGAACAAATTGAGTTACACCACGAGTGTGGATTTGATCCGCAGGGCATCGCTGATGCCGTTCGTCAACTGCTTTTTACAGGTCGGACGGTAACGATTTAAATTACTAAAACGCGGGTTAAACAGATTTAAAGGATCGAAACGGACTAGCTATCCGCCAACATCTGCTGAATCTGTTTAACCCGCGTTTTTATCGTGTAGCGTTTATGAAAGTTTTCAAATTTGGTGGCGCTTCCGTAAAAGATGCCGCCGGTGTGCGTAATCTGGCTGAAATCGTCCGATCACAGGGTCAGAATGCCGTAATAGTTGTCTCCGCAATGGGAAAGACAACCAACGCCCTGGAAAGCATCGTCCGCGCTTATGCGGACCGCAACACAGACAGTGTTCATCGCCAGATTGAGAGCCTGAAGGCCTATCATTACACCATAATGAGCGAGTTAACGGGCGACTTTAGCGCGGTTGACCAGACATTTGCTCATCTCGAAACCTACGTTGAGCAACCTGTCGGTGGCCTCTATGATGAAGTTTACGATCAGATCGTTTCACTGGGCGAACTCTTGTCAACCCAAATTATTGCCGCTTATGTAAAGCAAACGGGACTATCGGCACAATGGCTCGACGCCCGGCAGCTGATACGAACGGATACGACATTTCGGGAAGGTCGCGTGAATTGGGAGGTAACCAATCGACGGATAAAAGAAGCCGTTGGCAAAAACAGGATTCATATAACCCAGGGGTTTATTGGGCAAACAGACGATAATCGAACCACGACCCTTGGCCGCGAAGGGTCAGATTACACAGCCGCCATCTTTGCTTATTGTCTGCAGGCAGAAAGTGTAACCATCTGGAAAGATGTACCCGGCGTGTTAAATGCCGACCCCAAATGGTTCGATGAGACTGTTTTACTGGAAAAGCTTACCTATCAGGACGCTATTGAACTGGCTTATTACGGCGCCACAGTCATCCATCCGAAGACCATCAAGCCCCTGCAAAACAAGGGTATTCCGCTCTATGTCAAGTCGTTTCTGAAGCCTGGTGCACCCGGAACCGTTATTGGCAACTACGAACGTCACCTTACTATTCCGTCGTTTATTTTCAAGGTCAATCAGGTGTTAATTTCGCTTCACCCGAACGACTTCTCGTTTATAGCTGAAGACAATTTGAGCCGTATTTTCGGGCGATTTGCTCAGGCAGGCGTCAAAATAAATCTGATGCAGAATACGGCCATTAGCTTTTCGGTCGTTGTCGATAACAATCCAGATCGGGTGCCCGCTTTACTGGATTTGCTAAAACAAGACTTTCGGGTCAGCTATAACGATGGGCTTGAATTGATTACCATTCGCTACTACGACCAGGGAACCATCGAGCGCGTGCTACCCAACAAAAAATTATTATTGGAACAAAAAAGCCGCTACACGGTGCAATTGGTTGTTAAAGACGTAGGCTAAAAACGGCTAATCCAGCTTACCACCGGTGCAGTTAGTTCATTTCGTGTATCTTTGACCATGAGTTTACCCAACCCATCTCCCATGTATTACGGCTATTTTAATGGTACGATTGCCCCTACTGACCAGCTTGCCGTTGGCGTTACTGATCTCAGTCTGCTTCGGGGCTATGGGCTGTTTGATTACTTTCTGACTTATAACGGTCGCCCGTTTCAGTGGGACTGGTATTGGGAGCGGTTCCAGAACTCTGCTTCTCGGATGCATTTGCCCCTGCCATTGAGCAAGGATGAAACATACGCCATCGTCATGAATTTGGTGGAGCGTAGCAACGAAGCGAGCCTGAAAACCGGTCTGACCAGCCTCAATGATCTGGCCTTTCGGTTTATCCTGACCGGCGGATACTCAGCCGATAGCATCAGTGTGGTACGACCCAACTTACTTATTCTGGCGGAAATGATTCATCCAACGCCCACTATTCAGTATGAGCAGGGTATCAAGGTGATTCTGGATGAGTATGTTCGGGAGATGGCCGAAGTAAAAAGTACTGATTATAAACGGGTTATTCTTATGGCCGAAGCCATTCGGGCCGCCCGAGCCTCCGATTTGCTGTACCAGAAAGGCGGTGAAATCAGCGAATTGAGCCGAAGCAACTTTTTCATTGTGAAAGGTGATCGGCTCATTACGCCAGACCGGCACATCCTGCATGGGATTACCCGAAAAACGGTCATTCAACTCGCACAAAGCGATTTTCAGGTCGATGAACGACCCGTACTTTTGTCTGAACTTTACGACGCCGACGAAGCATTTACAACCAGTTCGACCAAAAAAGTGCTGCCCATCACTCAAATTGGTGATTTGACCATTGGTGATGGCTACGTTGGGCCAAAAGCTAAATTTTTGCTGGAACGCTTCGATGAGCTAGTGAAAACCTGGTAATGCTTAGACCTTAGAGGGATCTTCTTCAAAGGAATCCCTTATAAGCCGGGCGTATTTCTGTATCGTTTCTTTCGTTATGTGCGCTTCCTGACCAATGCGGCCAAGACAGGGTAGACCTGTATAATTTAAAATAAACGTTTCTGAAGCCGGAACGGTCGGACCATTGAACAGAATGCCCAGCAGCGGAATGTTGCGACCTCGACAGGCATCAACCGATAGGAGTGTATGGTTGATGCTACCCAGATAATTTCGCGATACGAGTACGACGGGCAAACCTAGTTTCTGCACCAAATCAATCGATAGGTCGTGGTTATTAAGCGGCACCATCAGGCCACCGGCTAGCTCGATAACCAGTGCATTCTGGGTTTCCGGAACAGTAAGCTTTTCCAGTTCAATAGTGACACCGTCTATCTCAGCCGCAGCATGGGGCGACAATGGCTGCGTAAGTCGGTACGCTTCCGAATGGAAATACGTCGTTGGATTACTGATCAGCCGGCGCACCGTATCCGTGTCTGAATCATCCAGCCCCCCCGATTGAATTGGTTTCCAGTAATCGGCCTGCAGGGCTTCAACCAGCACCGCCGAAGCAATGGTTTTCCCAATCTCCGTGCCAATCCCGGCAACAATTAATGTCTGCTTAGTCATTGGTTGAGTTATCTGCTAAGGCCTTTTTTAGAATAGCCAGCAGGTTATCTATTTCGTTTGTTGTATTGAACGCATGAATACACAGGCGCAGCCGCTCCTGTCCTGCCGGAACCGTAGGGCTCAGAATAGCCCGTACATCCAGCCCGATTCGTTGCGCTTCAGCAGCGACAGCCCGAGCCCGCTCATTTCCCGCAATGAGCAGACATTGAATCGGCGACTGGCTATCGGTCCAGGTTGTATCGGGTAACACCTCTCCTACACGCTGGCGAAAATAAGCAAGCTGTTTGTGGAGTTGATGCGAAGCACCGGGATTCTGTTCTACGTGTGCATGCGCACAGCGAATGGCCAGCAGGCTATGAGGAGGTAGCGCAGTGGTGTAAATAAAAGGCCGGGCAAAATTAATAAGGTACTGCCGAAGTATAGCCGGTCCGACGACAGCCGCCCCATGCACGCCCAGGGCTTTTCCGAAGGTATGCACCCGGGCAAAGACACGGTCCTGTAAGCCCATCGCCACCACTAATCCTTCTCCCCACTGGCCATTTGGCCCGGACCCGTACACACCCGTTGCGTGGGCCTCGTCGACAAGTAAAGCCGCTCCGTACTGATCACAGAGGTCAGCCAAGTCAGTTAGCGGAGCCCTGTCGCCGTCCATCGAATAAACCGACTCCACGGCCACGAAAATCTGGCCATCCTGCCGGGCTGCCTGTTGAAGCTTTAGGGTCAAATCGGCCAGATCATTGTGCTTGAATCGATCACGTGTGGCATAGCTAAGCCGTGCTCCGTCGATCATACTGGCGTGGATCAGCTCATCCGTCAGCAGCGTATTACCCGCTTTCGGCAGGCAGGCCAGCAAGCCAATATTGGCGTCGTAGCCTGAATTAAAAATAAGAGCTGCTTCTGTCCGATAAAATTGAGCTAGCTCCTGCTCCACCTCATCGGCCAGCGTTGACTGGCCCGCCAGTAATCGCGAACCCGTGGCACCCGTACGGAAAACATCGCTGTGTAGATCCGCCTGTTGAATAGCCTGCCTGAGC
It encodes:
- a CDS encoding aspartate kinase, whose translation is MKVFKFGGASVKDAAGVRNLAEIVRSQGQNAVIVVSAMGKTTNALESIVRAYADRNTDSVHRQIESLKAYHYTIMSELTGDFSAVDQTFAHLETYVEQPVGGLYDEVYDQIVSLGELLSTQIIAAYVKQTGLSAQWLDARQLIRTDTTFREGRVNWEVTNRRIKEAVGKNRIHITQGFIGQTDDNRTTTLGREGSDYTAAIFAYCLQAESVTIWKDVPGVLNADPKWFDETVLLEKLTYQDAIELAYYGATVIHPKTIKPLQNKGIPLYVKSFLKPGAPGTVIGNYERHLTIPSFIFKVNQVLISLHPNDFSFIAEDNLSRIFGRFAQAGVKINLMQNTAISFSVVVDNNPDRVPALLDLLKQDFRVSYNDGLELITIRYYDQGTIERVLPNKKLLLEQKSRYTVQLVVKDVG
- a CDS encoding aminotransferase class I/II-fold pyridoxal phosphate-dependent enzyme, yielding MLIGTRSINQTLSERIAAYQQAGLLRQLRTADEFVDFCSNDYLGFARSASLRQAIQQADLHSDVFRTGATGSRLLAGQSTLADEVEQELAQFYRTEAALIFNSGYDANIGLLACLPKAGNTLLTDELIHASMIDGARLSYATRDRFKHNDLADLTLKLQQAARQDGQIFVAVESVYSMDGDRAPLTDLADLCDQYGAALLVDEAHATGVYGSGPNGQWGEGLVVAMGLQDRVFARVHTFGKALGVHGAAVVGPAILRQYLINFARPFIYTTALPPHSLLAIRCAHAHVEQNPGASHQLHKQLAYFRQRVGEVLPDTTWTDSQSPIQCLLIAGNERARAVAAEAQRIGLDVRAILSPTVPAGQERLRLCIHAFNTTNEIDNLLAILKKALADNSTND
- a CDS encoding aminotransferase class IV, producing the protein MYYGYFNGTIAPTDQLAVGVTDLSLLRGYGLFDYFLTYNGRPFQWDWYWERFQNSASRMHLPLPLSKDETYAIVMNLVERSNEASLKTGLTSLNDLAFRFILTGGYSADSISVVRPNLLILAEMIHPTPTIQYEQGIKVILDEYVREMAEVKSTDYKRVILMAEAIRAARASDLLYQKGGEISELSRSNFFIVKGDRLITPDRHILHGITRKTVIQLAQSDFQVDERPVLLSELYDADEAFTTSSTKKVLPITQIGDLTIGDGYVGPKAKFLLERFDELVKTW
- the bioD gene encoding dethiobiotin synthase codes for the protein MTKQTLIVAGIGTEIGKTIASAVLVEALQADYWKPIQSGGLDDSDTDTVRRLISNPTTYFHSEAYRLTQPLSPHAAAEIDGVTIELEKLTVPETQNALVIELAGGLMVPLNNHDLSIDLVQKLGLPVVLVSRNYLGSINHTLLSVDACRGRNIPLLGILFNGPTVPASETFILNYTGLPCLGRIGQEAHITKETIQKYARLIRDSFEEDPSKV